Proteins found in one Gemmatimonadota bacterium genomic segment:
- the queA gene encoding tRNA preQ1(34) S-adenosylmethionine ribosyltransferase-isomerase QueA encodes MNLSEYDYTLPEDLIAQYPAEPSDTSRLMVVHRRGGEIEHRTFRDIVDYLAPADTLVLNRTRVMPARLRGVRPETGGKVEVVLVRPIRPVRPALDTAPDREPAPASWEALLKPSARLAKGTRLELEGGALTATVEDDPGKEIRRVRFDGDADVVRVIEQVGRTPLPPYIHRAPDAEDRDRYQTVYAEEYGAVAAPTAGLHLTALLLDRIRSRGTAVVPVLLHVGPGTFQPIRTDDVADHEMDAEYYRVEAHQAETIQSRRYAGRVVAVGTTTVRVLETLAAGGVVAGRSGGVSGPGGPGLEPRRYEGLTRCFIYPPFEFKLVDALLTNFHLPKSTLLLLVSAFAGRELILSAYEEAVREKYRFYSYGDAMLIV; translated from the coding sequence GTGAATCTATCCGAATACGACTATACCCTGCCGGAAGACCTGATCGCCCAATACCCCGCCGAACCCAGCGACACGTCGAGGCTGATGGTGGTGCACCGGCGCGGCGGCGAGATCGAACACCGGACCTTCCGGGATATCGTCGACTACCTGGCCCCGGCCGACACGCTGGTGCTTAACCGGACGCGGGTGATGCCGGCCAGGCTCCGTGGGGTGCGGCCGGAAACCGGCGGAAAGGTTGAAGTCGTATTGGTCCGTCCGATCCGCCCGGTACGCCCGGCACTCGATACCGCGCCCGACCGCGAACCCGCGCCAGCCAGCTGGGAAGCGCTGCTGAAGCCGTCCGCGCGGCTTGCGAAAGGGACGCGCCTGGAACTGGAGGGCGGCGCCCTGACCGCCACCGTGGAGGACGACCCCGGGAAGGAGATTCGCCGCGTCCGTTTCGATGGGGACGCGGACGTGGTCCGGGTCATCGAGCAGGTGGGCCGCACGCCGCTGCCGCCCTACATACACCGCGCGCCGGACGCGGAGGACCGGGACCGCTACCAGACGGTCTACGCGGAGGAATACGGCGCCGTGGCCGCGCCCACGGCCGGACTGCATTTAACGGCACTCCTGCTGGATCGCATCCGTTCGCGGGGCACGGCCGTGGTGCCGGTCCTGCTCCACGTCGGACCGGGAACGTTCCAGCCGATCCGTACCGACGACGTGGCGGACCACGAGATGGATGCGGAATACTACCGGGTGGAAGCGCACCAGGCCGAAACGATCCAGAGCAGGCGGTACGCGGGTCGCGTAGTCGCCGTAGGGACGACGACCGTGCGCGTCCTGGAGACGCTCGCGGCGGGGGGCGTCGTCGCGGGAAGATCCGGGGGCGTGTCCGGGCCAGGCGGACCAGGTCTCGAACCGCGCCGGTACGAGGGCCTTACCCGGTGTTTCATCTATCCTCCATTTGAATTCAAGCTGGTCGACGCGCTGCTGACCAATTTCCACCTGCCGAAATCGACGCTCCTGCTACTGGTCAGCGCCTTCGCCGGGAGGGAGCTGATCCTTTCCGCGTACGAGGAAGCGGTCCGGGAGAAATACCGATTCTACAGCTATGGCGACGCCATGCTTATCGTCTGA
- a CDS encoding ParA family protein: MGKVISIANQKGGVGKTTTSVNLSACLGVAEKKTLLVDLDPQSNATSGLGLQDRTLDVTIYEVLLDERDIGEAVQQTEIPALHAVPAHRRLVGAEIELVSAIARERKLEEAIKPIRDEYEYILIDCPPSLSLLTLNALTAADSVLIPIQCEYYALEGLGQLLNSIRKIQKHLNRNLKIEGILLTMYDRRLNLSRQIEVEAKQYFADKVYQTTIPRNVRLSEAPSFGSPIILYDILSSGAESYMNLAREVMANGSQESAGTGAGSADS; encoded by the coding sequence ATGGGCAAGGTCATTTCGATAGCGAATCAGAAGGGCGGGGTGGGCAAGACGACGACGTCCGTCAACCTTTCCGCCTGCCTGGGGGTCGCGGAGAAGAAGACGCTGCTGGTCGACCTGGACCCGCAGTCGAACGCCACGTCGGGACTCGGCCTGCAGGACCGGACGCTGGACGTGACGATTTACGAAGTCCTGCTGGACGAGCGCGACATCGGGGAAGCCGTCCAGCAGACCGAGATCCCCGCGCTCCACGCCGTCCCGGCCCATCGGCGGCTGGTCGGCGCCGAAATCGAGCTGGTGTCGGCCATCGCCCGGGAACGGAAACTGGAAGAGGCGATCAAGCCCATACGCGACGAGTACGAGTACATCCTGATCGACTGCCCGCCCTCCCTGAGCCTGCTTACCCTGAACGCCCTCACGGCGGCCGACTCGGTGTTGATTCCCATACAGTGCGAGTATTATGCCCTCGAGGGACTCGGGCAGCTGCTCAATTCGATCCGAAAGATCCAGAAGCACCTGAACCGCAACCTGAAGATCGAAGGCATCCTCCTGACGATGTACGACAGGCGGCTCAATCTCTCGAGACAGATCGAGGTGGAAGCCAAGCAGTATTTCGCGGACAAGGTCTACCAGACCACCATCCCGAGAAACGTCCGGTTGAGCGAAGCGCCGAGTTTCGGGAGTCCGATCATCCTCTACGATATTCTCTCGTCTGGCGCGGAAAGCTATATGAATCTGGCCAGAGAGGTGATGGCCAATGGCAGCCAGGAAAGCGCTGGGACGGGGGCTGGAAGCGCTGATTCCTGA
- a CDS encoding ParB/RepB/Spo0J family partition protein, whose protein sequence is MAARKALGRGLEALIPDLPDDQEGRQSVLQVPIDRISANPYQPRQSFDQARLDELARSILEKGVIQPVTVRRKNGQEEYELIAGERRLRAARQTGYQTIPAIVMAVSSPEEMMELSLIENIQRDDLNPIHEARAYLRLQEECHLTQEEVATRVGKNRTTVANTLRLLKLPAEVQKCLLADEITMGHARALLGLENRTEQAELCKQVVKKGLSVRKVEELVKKRYEEKRESAPARKPHDLAAAESIMQRILGTKVNINRRQHKGKIEIEFYSTDDLNRILELLKVRL, encoded by the coding sequence ATGGCAGCCAGGAAAGCGCTGGGACGGGGGCTGGAAGCGCTGATTCCTGACCTTCCGGACGACCAGGAAGGCCGGCAAAGCGTGCTCCAGGTGCCGATAGACCGGATTTCGGCCAATCCTTACCAACCGAGGCAGTCCTTCGACCAGGCCAGGCTCGACGAACTGGCCCGGTCCATCCTCGAAAAGGGCGTAATCCAGCCGGTCACCGTCCGCCGGAAGAACGGGCAGGAAGAATACGAACTGATCGCCGGGGAACGGAGGCTGCGGGCCGCCAGGCAAACGGGCTACCAGACCATACCGGCCATCGTCATGGCGGTTTCATCTCCCGAAGAAATGATGGAACTGTCGCTGATCGAGAACATCCAGCGGGACGACCTGAACCCGATCCACGAGGCCCGGGCGTATCTCAGGTTGCAGGAAGAATGCCACCTCACCCAGGAGGAAGTCGCCACACGGGTTGGGAAGAACAGGACGACGGTGGCCAACACGCTCCGGCTGCTGAAACTGCCGGCCGAGGTCCAGAAATGCCTCCTGGCCGACGAGATCACCATGGGCCACGCGCGGGCGCTGCTCGGTCTTGAAAACCGTACGGAACAGGCCGAGTTGTGCAAGCAGGTCGTAAAGAAGGGCCTATCGGTCCGCAAGGTGGAAGAACTGGTCAAGAAACGCTACGAGGAGAAGCGGGAAAGCGCCCCGGCGCGCAAGCCCCACGACCTCGCGGCCGCCGAGTCCATCATGCAGCGCATACTCGGCACGAAGGTGAACATCAATCGCAGGCAGCACAAGGGGAAGATCGAAATCGAGTTCTATTCCACGGACGACCTGAACCGCATCCTCGAACTGCTGAAAGTCCGACTGTGA
- the ruvB gene encoding Holliday junction branch migration DNA helicase RuvB — MDERDFPLTDPDRLDEDAEFDRALRPGRFDEFPGQEKAKAELQLYIEAAKTRGENHIDHVLLHGPPGLGKTTLATILANEMGVEIRQTAGPVLDKPADLAGLLTNLQPGDVFFIDEIHRLNHVVEEHMYAAMEDFKIDILVDRGPNARSLALNLDHFTLVGATTRTGLLTAPLLARFGIPIRLDFYTPDELYLIVARAAEIIGVETDESGAMEIALRSRGTPRIANRYLKRVRDYAQVKRDGRITGETAKAAFEMLGVDHMGLDDMNRLILTTIIEKYEGGPVGLNTLAVAVGEESGTLEEVYEPFLIVQGLIKRTPRGRVATELAYDHLGFTAPPRPQAGLFDNP; from the coding sequence ATGGACGAACGGGACTTCCCGCTTACCGACCCCGACCGGCTCGACGAGGATGCCGAGTTCGACCGCGCGCTGCGGCCGGGCCGTTTCGATGAATTCCCCGGCCAGGAAAAGGCCAAGGCGGAGCTGCAGCTCTACATCGAGGCCGCGAAGACCCGCGGTGAGAACCATATCGACCACGTGCTGCTCCACGGGCCGCCCGGTTTGGGCAAGACCACACTGGCCACCATTCTCGCCAACGAGATGGGCGTGGAGATACGCCAGACCGCAGGGCCGGTCCTGGACAAGCCGGCAGACCTGGCGGGCCTGCTGACCAACCTGCAGCCGGGAGACGTGTTCTTCATTGACGAGATCCATCGCCTGAACCACGTGGTGGAAGAGCACATGTACGCGGCGATGGAGGATTTCAAGATCGACATCCTCGTGGACCGCGGACCGAATGCCCGTTCCCTCGCCCTCAACCTGGACCATTTCACCCTGGTGGGCGCGACGACGCGCACGGGCCTGCTCACGGCGCCGCTCCTGGCGCGATTCGGGATCCCCATCCGCCTCGATTTCTACACGCCGGACGAGCTTTACCTGATCGTTGCCCGGGCGGCGGAAATCATCGGCGTGGAGACCGATGAATCCGGTGCGATGGAGATCGCCCTGCGGTCCAGGGGAACCCCCCGGATCGCCAACCGGTACCTGAAGCGGGTGCGGGACTACGCCCAGGTCAAGCGAGACGGCCGCATTACCGGGGAGACCGCGAAGGCCGCCTTCGAAATGCTGGGCGTGGACCACATGGGGCTGGACGACATGAACCGGCTGATCCTCACGACCATCATCGAGAAGTACGAGGGGGGGCCCGTGGGCCTGAACACGCTGGCCGTGGCCGTGGGCGAGGAGAGCGGTACGCTCGAGGAGGTGTATGAACCCTTCCTCATCGTCCAGGGACTGATCAAGCGCACCCCCCGGGGCAGGGTGGCCACCGAGCTGGCGTACGACCACCTGGGATTCACGGCGCCGCCCAGGCCGCAGGCCGGACTGTTCGACAATCCGTGA
- the ruvA gene encoding Holliday junction branch migration protein RuvA, with protein MIAFVEGELVDKQPDAITVSVGGIGLQMFVPLSTLEALGPARAQVRVETVLHAREDGMQLYGFATAEEKRLFEVLITLPGIGPGVALNILSGATVSEFTAAIINEDIGKLVSLPKIGRKTAQRLIMELRDKLAAMDTGGAKALPVAPAGEAPEVDDAITGLVSLGLDHPEARRQVIRVLSESTETPVAEEIIRTVLKNQKRQ; from the coding sequence TTGATCGCATTCGTCGAAGGTGAACTGGTCGACAAGCAGCCCGACGCCATCACGGTGTCCGTCGGCGGGATCGGCCTGCAAATGTTCGTCCCCCTCTCCACGCTCGAGGCCCTGGGTCCCGCGCGCGCGCAAGTCCGCGTGGAAACGGTGCTGCATGCGCGGGAGGACGGCATGCAGCTCTACGGTTTCGCGACCGCGGAAGAAAAGCGCCTTTTCGAGGTGCTGATCACCCTGCCCGGCATCGGTCCCGGCGTGGCCCTGAACATCCTCTCCGGCGCGACGGTCTCCGAGTTCACCGCGGCCATCATCAACGAAGACATCGGGAAACTGGTCTCGCTGCCCAAGATCGGCCGGAAGACCGCGCAGCGGCTGATCATGGAGTTGCGCGACAAGCTGGCTGCCATGGATACCGGCGGAGCGAAGGCGCTTCCCGTGGCGCCGGCGGGAGAGGCCCCCGAAGTGGACGACGCGATCACGGGCCTGGTGTCCCTGGGCCTCGATCATCCCGAAGCGCGCAGGCAGGTCATCCGCGTACTGTCCGAAAGCACGGAGACGCCCGTCGCGGAGGAAATCATCAGAACGGTGCTCAAAAATCAGAAAAGGCAATAG
- a CDS encoding M23 family metallopeptidase, giving the protein MFRMHWMTLVFVSDRSGRAHELRMPRFLFGALVVVIGLCVLAPVAFLVLPAGIVDVTFGHSWKAQMQSVEDKSTELARQLEELKDTARTIRRLAGVESIDSGYLARVDDETSHRPAWSDLTARRDGLPFLADDGLPEEAAVNLAGLAGQATVDGAAAAESESAALFRYVPSIWPVAGWVTREFQSGEDSIVARHFGLDVAARESTPVVSTADGIVTFADWDQNLGWLVKIDHGYDMSTRYGHNARLRVDLGQAVRRGQIIALVGNTGRSTAPHLHYEVWKDDVPVDPRGYLPEVIHWDDLLVSLRTQR; this is encoded by the coding sequence ATGTTCAGAATGCACTGGATGACATTGGTTTTCGTCTCCGACCGATCGGGCCGTGCGCACGAACTGCGCATGCCGCGGTTCCTGTTCGGCGCGCTCGTCGTAGTGATCGGCCTGTGCGTACTCGCGCCCGTGGCTTTCCTGGTCCTTCCGGCGGGTATAGTCGACGTTACTTTCGGTCATTCCTGGAAAGCACAGATGCAGTCGGTGGAGGACAAGTCCACGGAACTGGCCCGGCAACTGGAGGAATTGAAGGACACCGCCAGAACCATTCGCAGGCTGGCGGGCGTAGAGTCGATTGATTCGGGATACCTGGCGCGCGTGGACGATGAAACCAGCCATCGGCCGGCCTGGTCCGACCTGACCGCCCGCCGGGACGGGTTACCCTTCCTGGCGGATGACGGCCTGCCGGAGGAGGCTGCGGTCAACCTGGCCGGTCTGGCAGGTCAGGCCACCGTTGACGGCGCGGCCGCCGCGGAAAGCGAAAGCGCGGCGCTGTTCCGGTACGTGCCGTCCATATGGCCCGTGGCGGGCTGGGTGACCCGGGAGTTTCAATCCGGGGAAGACTCGATCGTCGCGAGGCATTTCGGCCTGGACGTCGCCGCCCGCGAAAGTACGCCGGTCGTGTCCACGGCCGACGGGATCGTGACGTTCGCGGACTGGGACCAGAACCTGGGCTGGCTGGTCAAGATCGATCACGGATATGATATGTCGACGCGTTACGGTCACAACGCCCGGCTGCGCGTCGACCTCGGCCAGGCGGTCCGCAGAGGGCAGATCATCGCCCTGGTCGGGAATACGGGCCGAAGTACGGCGCCGCATCTGCATTACGAGGTCTGGAAAGACGACGTTCCCGTAGATCCCCGCGGCTACCTGCCCGAGGTCATCCACTGGGACGATCTGCTGGTGAGCCTGCGAACGCAACGCTGA
- the ispD gene encoding 2-C-methyl-D-erythritol 4-phosphate cytidylyltransferase has translation MNSVMGIIPAAGTGLRMRSVEEKPYIAIGGRSILTHTLAVFEACPAVEGYVVVVEPSRVASCREHLAGPGGAHPKLADVVAGGSTRQESVYRGLMALDEGIGAVLIHDAARPCVEQGALEASVLEGARHGAVISATPATDTMKIIRDGVVEATPDRSALWRAQTPQTFAYRILRAAHERAREEGYVGTDDAELVERAGYVVRVLEGSPDNIKVTTAEDLEIAERILRRQGRI, from the coding sequence TTGAATTCGGTCATGGGCATCATACCCGCCGCCGGAACCGGCCTGCGCATGCGGTCGGTCGAGGAGAAACCGTATATCGCGATCGGCGGGAGGTCGATCCTGACCCATACCCTTGCCGTCTTCGAAGCGTGCCCGGCCGTGGAGGGCTACGTGGTGGTGGTGGAGCCGTCCCGGGTAGCGTCTTGCCGGGAGCATCTGGCCGGACCGGGCGGCGCCCATCCGAAGCTGGCCGATGTGGTCGCCGGCGGAAGCACGCGCCAGGAGTCGGTCTACCGCGGCCTGATGGCTCTTGACGAGGGCATCGGGGCCGTGTTGATTCACGACGCGGCGCGGCCCTGCGTCGAACAGGGCGCGCTTGAAGCTTCCGTCCTCGAGGGAGCCAGGCACGGCGCCGTGATATCGGCCACCCCGGCCACGGATACGATGAAGATCATTCGGGATGGCGTGGTCGAGGCGACCCCGGACCGGTCGGCGCTCTGGCGGGCGCAGACGCCGCAGACCTTCGCATACCGGATCCTGCGGGCGGCCCATGAACGGGCGCGCGAAGAAGGCTACGTGGGTACCGACGACGCCGAACTGGTGGAACGGGCCGGATACGTGGTGCGGGTGCTGGAGGGCAGTCCCGACAATATCAAGGTGACCACGGCGGAGGACCTGGAAATCGCCGAGCGCATATTGCGGCGGCAGGGGCGGATCTGA
- a CDS encoding 2-C-methyl-D-erythritol 2,4-cyclodiphosphate synthase: MDDIRAGTGYDVHAFAEGRPLVLGGVTIPHERGLQGHSDADVLSHAIGDAMLGAAGLGDIGIHFPDTDARYRGISSLVLLQRIVDALGESGYTISNVDATVVAERPKLSPYVSQMRSRIGEALGLPDDRVSIKATTSERLGFTGREEGIAAHAVVLIRSADGG; the protein is encoded by the coding sequence ATGGATGATATACGCGCAGGTACCGGCTACGACGTCCACGCCTTCGCGGAAGGCAGGCCCCTCGTGCTGGGCGGCGTGACCATACCCCACGAACGCGGGCTGCAGGGCCACTCGGACGCGGACGTGCTTTCGCACGCCATCGGCGACGCTATGCTGGGCGCGGCCGGGCTGGGAGACATCGGGATTCACTTCCCGGATACCGACGCCCGTTACCGCGGGATTTCCAGCCTTGTTCTGCTCCAACGGATTGTTGACGCACTGGGTGAATCCGGTTATACTATATCGAATGTGGACGCCACCGTCGTCGCGGAACGTCCGAAACTGTCGCCCTACGTGTCACAGATGCGCAGCCGGATCGGCGAAGCCCTCGGACTCCCGGACGACCGCGTGTCGATCAAGGCCACAACTTCAGAGAGACTCGGATTCACGGGACGGGAAGAAGGCATCGCGGCCCACGCCGTGGTACTGATCCGTTCCGCTGACGGCGGGTGA
- the ruvC gene encoding crossover junction endodeoxyribonuclease RuvC produces MIILGIDPGSVITGYGVIEARDRQCRLLDQGVLRPGSRKDLPDRLKVIYDGLCEVIDRNHPELVAVESTFGGRFPRAALVLGHARGVALLAAANRGLQVWEYAPREVKSAIVRAGGASKQQVQYMVSAMLNLDRGPGREPLPEDASDALAVAICHYHRVTGGIKAVDRIRRR; encoded by the coding sequence ATGATCATCCTCGGAATCGATCCGGGCAGCGTGATTACGGGATACGGCGTGATCGAGGCCCGGGACAGGCAGTGCCGGCTGTTGGACCAGGGCGTGTTGCGTCCGGGATCGCGAAAAGACCTCCCGGACCGGCTCAAGGTCATTTACGACGGCCTGTGTGAGGTCATCGACCGGAACCACCCGGAACTGGTGGCCGTCGAGTCCACTTTCGGCGGCCGTTTCCCCAGGGCGGCCCTCGTACTGGGCCATGCCCGGGGCGTCGCCCTCCTGGCCGCGGCGAACCGGGGACTGCAGGTCTGGGAATACGCCCCACGCGAAGTGAAATCGGCCATCGTCCGCGCGGGGGGCGCATCGAAGCAGCAGGTACAGTACATGGTCAGCGCCATGCTGAACCTCGACCGGGGCCCCGGCCGGGAACCCCTGCCGGAGGACGCGTCGGACGCGCTGGCCGTCGCCATCTGCCACTATCACAGGGTAACCGGAGGGATCAAGGCCGTTGATCGCATTCGTCGAAGGTGA